A portion of the Chelonia mydas isolate rCheMyd1 chromosome 23, rCheMyd1.pri.v2, whole genome shotgun sequence genome contains these proteins:
- the LOC119564827 gene encoding matrix metalloproteinase-9-like has product MEDTPSFKAIRVIVRILAYLESSFRQKAGLSLHESRAPHFSVPPSLSAPLTGSGSPRCTFPFIYKGRSYSSCTTVGRRDRKLWCATTDSYAKDGRWRFCSPMGPDSLPCTFPFKYKGKSYSACTRDGSTDKQLWCATTSDYDKDGKWKFCTQKGESLSSVSRCLERVAAENAQTQDRLPANRADTPKLRGYSIIRFTKPVITEHAWITRLVLPWNTDNPLNISAPVYHSGQLNFMV; this is encoded by the exons ATGGAGG ACACACCAAGTTTCAAGGCAATCAGAGTAATTGTGCGGATTTTAGCATACTTAGAGTCGAGCTTTAGACAGAAAGCTGGTCTGAGCCTTCACGAGAGCAGAGCGCCTCATTTTTCTGttcctccatctctctctgctcccctcacAGGCTCAGGCTCCCCCCGCtgcaccttcccctttatttacAAGGGGAGATCGTACTCCTCGTGCACCACGGTTGGGCGCAGGGACAGGAAGCTCTGGTGCGCAACTACTGACAGCTACGCCAAGGACGGCCGGTGGAGGTTCTGCTCTCCCATGG GTCCAGACTCTCTGCCCTGCACCTTCCCCTTTAAATACAAGGGGAAATCGTACTCGGCCTGCACCAGGGACGGAAGCACCGACAAGCAGCTCTGGTGCGCGACCACCAGCGACTACGACAAGGACGGCAAATGGAAGTTCTGCACCCAGAAGGGTGAGTCCTTGAGCTCTGTGTCACGCTGCCTAGAGCGGGTCGCAGCTGAGAACGCTCAGACTCAGGACAGATTGCCAGCAAACAGAGCAGACACCCCCAAACTGAGGGgatattctatcattagattcaccaagccagtaataaCAGAGCATGCCTGGATCACTAGGCTAGTTTTACCATGGAATACAGACAATCCCCTTAACATTTCAGcccctgtttatcactcaggccAACTGAACTTTATGGTGTAA
- the LOC119564935 gene encoding uncharacterized protein LOC119564935, with amino-acid sequence METMVPGWMPRAGLLLLPLLLCFGPETARSIDPAALKAIVDHVHQYHPVTSPAPTDQYAVAISLPQSMCNGIIPSDLQNHLPVAELQAMKSKLETDLLYEGDHVVAAAKPVKRDESGTPYLHPEWLMFHLDQNGVSPVSRLLDKSRDQTECQETHAFEELYGNNRYPRSFPNNPCGWNRCFIFFTYYSPCLGTCLSLKEDHRIQDLMDGIFSAIDSDHRALAFKEVFKKDRSLGKQFLWNSWQTLCKVPLYQCNDHGCQSCKEKDVNKNSCLTTVKN; translated from the exons atggaAACCATG GTGCCAGGATGGATGCCCAGGGCTGGACTCCTGCTGTtgccccttctcctctgcttcGGACCAGAGACCGCGAGGAGCATCGACCCAGCCGCGCTCAAAGCCAtcgtggatcacgtccacca gtatCACCCTGTTACCAGTCCCGCGCCCACTGATCAGTATGCAGTGGCCATCTCCTTGCCACAGTCCATGTGCAACGGCATCATTCCGAGTGATCTGCAGAATCACCTGCCCGTGGCCGAGCTCCAGGCGATGAAATCCAAGCTGGAGACGGACCTTCTGTATGAGGGGGATCACGTCGTCGCCGCTGCCAAACCTGTCAAACGTGACGAAAGTGGCACACCCTACCTGCACCCAGAGTGGTTGATGTTCCACCTGGACCAGAATGGGGTGAGCCCTGTCTCCCGCCTCCTGGACAAGTCCCGGGACCAGACCGAGTGCCAGGAGACCCACGCCTTTGAAGAATTGTATGGCAACAACCGCTACCCCAGGTCGTTTCCGAACAACCCGTGCGGCTGGAATCGCTGCTTCATCTTCTTCACCTATTACTCCCCCTGCCTGGGCACCTGCCTCAGCTTGAAGGAGGACCACCGCATCCAGGACCTCATGGACGGGATCTTCAGCGCCATAGACAGTGACCACCGTGCCTTGGCCTTCAAGGAGGTTTTCAAAAAAGACAGAAGTCTGGGGAAGCAGTTTTTATGGAACTCATGGCAAACGCTCTGTAAAGTGCCCCTGTACCAGTGCAATGACCATGGCTGCCAGAGCTGCAAGGAGAAGGACGTCAACAAGAACTCCTGCCTAACAACAGTGAAAAACTGA